A genomic region of Notamacropus eugenii isolate mMacEug1 chromosome 3, mMacEug1.pri_v2, whole genome shotgun sequence contains the following coding sequences:
- the BRK1 gene encoding protein BRICK1: MAGQEDPVQREIHQDWANREYIEVITSSIKKIADFLNSFDMSCRSRLATLNEKLTALERRIEYIEARVTKGETLT, translated from the exons ATGGCGGGGCAGGAGGATCCGGTGCAGCGGGAGATCCACCAGGACTGGGCGAACCGCGAATACATCGAGGTCATCACCAGCAGCATCAAGAAGATCGCGGACTTCCTTAACTCGTTCG ATATGTCCTGTCGTTCAAGGCTTGCAACACTAAATGAGAAACTGACAGCTCTGGAACGGAGAATCGAGTACATTGAAGCAAGG GTAACAAAGGGTGAGACCCTTACCTAG